The Gasterosteus aculeatus chromosome 17, fGasAcu3.hap1.1, whole genome shotgun sequence genome includes a window with the following:
- the ppcs gene encoding phosphopantothenate--cysteine ligase, whose product MAKPRMSSIDGKLAEEFAVPAHVEEVKEKMAAFAGHHVTAGRRVVLITSGGTKVPLESRTVRFLDNFSSGRRGASSAEYFMDSGYAVVFLHRHRSLYPYARMFSNINMLDALKFSGGDGASGNSGEVVVNQQVLPDIARALKRYQEVKEGRLLLPIEFSTLSEYLHLLKAAAQALSAIESKAMFYLAAAVSDFYIPASEMPEHKIQSSNGPLQLSMNMVPKILSPLVKDWAPQAFVISFKLETDPTILLDKARRALDAYRHQAVVANVLDSRRGYVVVVTPETQAELIISDEDVKNDVEIEERIVSNLTSAHNKFITQQGG is encoded by the exons ATGGCCAAACCCAGGATGTCTTCCATCGACGGGAAGTTAGCCGAAGAATTCGCCGTTCCCGCCCACGTCGAGGAGGTCAAAGAGAAGATGGCCGCCTTCGCCGGACACCACGTGACAGCGGGTCGCAGGGTGGTTCTCATCACGTCGGGCGGAACCAAAGTGCCTCTGGAGTCCCGCACCGTACGCTTCCTCGACAACTTCAGCAGCGGCAGACGAGGGGCCTCGTCGGCAGAATATTTCATGGACTCGGGCTACGCTGTCGTCTTCCTGCACAGGCATCGCTCCCTTTACCCCTACGCGCGGATGTTCTCCAACATTAACATGCTGGACGCCCTGAAGTTCAGCGGTGGAGACGGAGCGTCCGGTAACTCTGGTGAAGTGGTGGTTAACCAGCAGGTGCTTCCAGACATTGCCAGAGCTCTGAAGAGATACCAGGAAGTGAAGGAGGGCAGACTCCTGCTGCCCATAGAGTTCAGCACTCTGTCAGAGTATCTGCATCTCCTCAAAGCAGCGGCACAGGCCCTCAGCGCAATAG AATCCAAGGCCATGTTTTACTTGGCTGCAGCCGTGTCGGATTTCTACATCCCGGCATCCGAGATGCCTGAACACAAAATCCAGTCATCCAACGGACCACTTCAA CTCAGCATGAACATGGTCCCTAAGATCCTGTCCCCGCTGGTGAAGGACTGGGCACCCCAAGCTTTTGTCATATCCTTTAAGCTGGAGACGGATCCGACCATCTTGCTGGACAAGGCTCGACGGGCCCTGGATGCCTACAGGCACCAGGCGGTAGTGGCCAACGTGCTGGACTCTAGACGGGGTTACGTGGTGGTGGTGACCCCCGAGACTCAGGCCGAGCTGATCATCTCCGATGAGGATGTGAAGAACGATGTGGAGATAGAGGAGAGGATAGTGAGCAACCTGACATCCGCACACAACAAGTTCATAACTCAACAAGGAGGTTGA
- the utp3 gene encoding something about silencing protein 10 gives MVRTKRVIKIPRTKKVEQYDDDDPEAYKNMPVPDKKSSQYTKDKIDEFHDDKITKLFTSGVEMESDQDDLDDEEEVMALDDSEDDDDDEEEEEEEEVEGEDEEEEEDEETDMDSDLEGKKEADLPNEMAWGKKKKMFYDSDYVMTKGKSQDELEAEEQEEEEEAKNIQKRLAANLSEEDYDLNFFKEFAMEEKDENKTLEKEERIVKDLKQMSQKEKMKLLKKESPELLELIQDFKAKLSELKDELHPLMQMVKTGKIPPGKGADYLKTKQQLYLNYCTNISFYLVLKAKRIPAHNHPVIERLLAYRNLINELGSVDARLAPQFRELLTGEKDETASRPPEGKKTRGAAAKTKMDSGETLPAEDSDSDLDEEAALRFYREVEARSKSKRKRRAPEAEETEEKEDDVVEEDQNAKRGITYQMFKNKGLTPKRKKIDRNPRVKHREKFRRAQIRRKGQVRDVRREETRYSGERSGIRAGVKKSTKLK, from the exons ATGGTTCGAACAAAAAG GGTGATAAAGATACCGCGGACTAAAAAGGTAGAGCAATATGACGATGATGACCCTGAAGCCTACAAGAACATGCCTGTCCCCGATAAG AAATCCTCCCAATACACAAAGGACAAAATTGATGAGTTTCACGATGACAAGATCACG AAACTTTTCACCAGCGGGGTTGAAATGGAGAGTGACCAGGACGACCTGGATGATGAG GAGGAAGTGATGGCCCTGGATGATTcagaggacgacgacgacgacgaggaggaggaggaggaggaggaggtggagggagaagatgaagaagaagaagaggatgaggagaccGACATGGACAGTGATCTCGAGGGCAAAAAAGAAGCCG ATCTTCCTAATGAAATGGCGTGgggcaaaaagaagaagatgttcTACGACTCAGACTACGTCATGACCA AGGGGAAATCTCAAGACGAGTTGGAAGCTGAggaacaagaggaagaagaagaggctaAGAATATCCAGAAACGTTTAGCTGCAAATCTGAGCGAGGAGGATTATGATTTGAACTTTTTTAAG GAATTTGCTATGGAAGAGAAGGATGAAAACAAGACACTGGAAAAAGAAGAGCGGATTGTGAAAGACCTGAAGCAAATGTCCCAGAAGGAAAAGATGAAACTTTTGAAAAAGGAGTCACCAGAGTTGCTTGAACTTATTCAGGACTTCAAGGCAAAG CTCAGTGAACTGAAGGATGAGCTGCATCCTCTCATGCAGATGGTCAAGACCGGAAAGATCCCACCGGGAAAG GGTGCCGACTACCTCAAGACCAAACAGCAGCTGTATCTGAA TTACTGCACAAACATCAGTTTCTACTTGGTGCTGAAGGCCAAGCGAATCCCTGCTCACAACCACCCGGTGATTGAAAGACTGCTCGCCTACAGAAAC CTCATCAATGAGCTGGGTTCGGTAGACGCTCGCCTCGCCCCTCAGTTTCGCGAGTTGCTGACCGGTGAGAAAGACGAGACTGCCAGCAGACCGCCAGAGGGCAAGAAGACCAGAGGCGCCGCCGCCAAGACGAAAATG GATTCTGGAGAAACTTTGCCTGCGGAGGACTCTGACTCGGACCTGGACGAGGAGGCGGCTCTGCGTTTCTACAGAGAAGTGGAGGCGCGGTCGAAATCGAAGAGAAAGCGCAGAGCTCCTGAAGCCGAAga gacggaggagaaagaagaTGATGTTGTGGAGGAGGATCAAAATGCTAAGAGAGGAATCACGTACCAG ATGTTCAAGAACAAGGGACTCACACCTAAGAGGAAGAAAATTGATCGTAATCCCAGAGTCAAGCACAGAGAGAAGTTCAGACGGGCTCAGATCCGCAGAAAGGGCCAG GTGCGAGACGTCCGTCGGGAGGAGACGAGATACAGTGGAGAGCGCTCTGGTATTCGTGCTGGTGTCAAGAAGAGCACCAAACTTAAGTAG